A section of the Malania oleifera isolate guangnan ecotype guangnan chromosome 2, ASM2987363v1, whole genome shotgun sequence genome encodes:
- the LOC131148035 gene encoding uncharacterized protein LOC131148035, whose translation MANGIGGYAMDLRMDPGNSNAHAGGGDDAGSSSRGGINSDAILRREDLIIAENWIQEIKKILTVLHCTDEQRVLYATFRLTGEANLWWFSVRLLEEQWLSQMALTWERFKEIFFDRYFPASVRDAKMEEFLNLTQGHLTVPQYIAKFMELLYFAPFMIPDEFRKAQRFERGLR comes from the exons ATGGCGAATGGTATAGGAGGATATGCTATGGATCTAAG gatggaccctggaaatAGCAACGCACATGCTGGAGGTGGTGACGATGCAGGGTCCTCGAGTAGGGGTGGCATCAATTCAGATGCGATCCTGA GGCGTGAAGACCTGATCATAGCAGAAAACTGGATTCAGGAGATAAAAAAGATCCTGACTGTACTACATTGCACTGATGAGCAAAGAGTACTATATGCCACATTCAGATTGACAGGGGAGGCCAACCTTTGGTGGTTTTCTGTGAGGCTCCTAGAGGAGCAGTGGCTGTCACAAATGGCTTTGACTTGGGAAAGGTTTAAAGAGATTTTCTTTGATCGCTATTTTCCCGCCTCGGTTAGGGATGCCAAgatggaggagttcctgaatttaaCGCAGGGCCATTTGACGGTGCCACAGTACATTGCCAAATTCATGGAATTGTTGTATTTTGCTCCCTTTATGATACCCGATGAATTCAGGAAGGCCCAGAGATTTGAGAGAGGGTTGAGGTAG